TTTTTAGCAAGTGGTAGTAGTGATAGAAGAACTTGTGTTGCCGAAAGTGCAGTTTTGGTATCATCATGTGGGAACGCAATCTCTGCAAGTTCGGTGATCCCGGTAGCGTTTCCTGCTGTTTGATTTATTATCCGTTGTATGGGACTGTATTTTGGCAATGTTTCAAATAACCATACTTCTAGTTCCTTGATAGTATCATATGGGGGCCTTGTCCCATCAATTTCTTGGAAAAATCTGTGGATTGCTAGTACTTTTGTTGTATCATCAAGCTGGAAATCATCTAGAGGGAAATTACTTATCTTATTTGCAGAGAAATCAACGGGATTTAGGAGATCGATCTTTTTATTTGTTCCAATTATTATCGAGAATGTATCCTTCTCCGATGAAGTGATCTCCCTTAGATATTTTTTTAGTTCGATTTTCTTTTCCTCGGTATCAACAGGAATACTTGCGCTGGTGAGAATAAACCGTACTTTATCGCGCGTAATTCCTAACTTGTACATTAGCCGGCGAATGAGGAGGGCCACCTCTCCTCCCGCCGATCCACGGTACATATGTGCTTCATCGATGACTATCAGGAGTTTGTTCTCCGGAGATTCGTTTAACCAGTCCTTTGTGTTTGACCAGAATGGCTGTTCGATCTGCCGAATCAGCATGTATTGGAGCATTGAGTAATTTGTGACGAGAATATCTGGGCAATAATCCTGCATTTCCTTACGGGTGATTAATTCCGCATCCCGCAGAGCAGGTTGATGAATCCCCTTTTTTAGATTTGCAGTATAGGTTTTCAGATCATATTTTGAGGGATACTTCCCCAGCGATTTGAGCTCCGCGATCAACTCGGGACTACGGTCGATCAGGTCGCGTTCCAGTGTTTTTGCCAGTTCTGTATTCTTTTCTTTTACAGGTTCACCGGGATATGGTGTCCTACCCGTGTACATTCCGAATTGAGGAATACGAGTATGTGCGCCACCAGTATACTCCGTAAAAAGTGTGTAATATTCTCCACCGTAGTCCCCGATCATTTTCCGCAAACGACCAATCTGATCTGCGACCAGTGCATTCATTGGGTAGAGCAGCAACGCCCTAATGCCTCTTTTATTCCACGAATCTGGACATGTTTTTGCTTCATTCGCAAGATTTGCGACAAGAGGCCACATGAAACACTCGGTCTTTCCAGAACCTGTGCCTGTTGTCACCAGAATGTCGCTCCCTTGGTAAAACTCTTCAAGCGCCTTAACCTGGTGACTATAAGGATCTTTGAAAACCCCTAAATTTTTGGTACTCATTTGAAAAAGGAAATCCTTGATATTTTGAGGGATATCGACATTAATCAATCCATCTTTTGATATCTGGTATGTTTGATTTGATTCTATGTAGGGATCTTTGTAAATTGAGTCTTTTTCATCTAAAAGATCTTTTGATGCGCTCAAAAGAAGATCGTTCTCACCAAAGTATTGTGCCCCGATGTAGTCCTTCAATTTTGCAACAAGTTCATGGTGTATATGTTGAGCACTATATTCAGCCATTCTGTATCACCCGAATGTTTAGATTCTCCAGAAGTTTTGTGACGATTGGAAGGAATACAGGCGATGTAATAAATTCTGTTCTGTCCAGAATGTTTCGAACCGGCCAAGCTATCATGTAGAGCAACATTTCCTCTCTCCCGGGAAGAGTAGAGTGCAGCTTGATTTTGATTGCGTCTTTGTAGGTCGTTATTGTGGCCTGTACCTGATTATCATTCAAATGTCGAAGACCATACATGAATCTACGAACTTCGTGTGTTTTTATGATATAATCCGGAAATGCCAGGGTATATATCTTGTCATTTTCGTTTTTAGCAATTCCATAGTCAGCAAGGTTATTTCGATACACCGTTAGTTCCCACGGATGATCCAGTGATTGTTTCCAGGAATCAGAGAAGATTAGTTTTGAAAGCGGGTCAAAATATTTTCGAACATCAGATATGATGGGGTTTAGTGTATATTTCCCATTAGCATATCTACTGTACTCAAGAACGGTGTCTTTTGCATCAATTTGTGGTATCAAAAAAAGTTCTTCAAGCGAGTACGCATTTTTTTCGGAAATCCTATTAACATACCATCCAAGCCCATGTATCTCTCCATCTTTTCCGAATGATGTTCCGCGGAGTAAAAACAAATCATCGGCAATTCTTGCGAATTTATCTGGGGGTAATTGAATTGTGTTGTCCGGTCCAGATACAAGAAATCCAGCGTATTCCAGTCTCTCTTGGATCTTTTTTGCTGGCTGAAAATCCGGTTTATCCTCAGGATAAAACCATTTCTTCACGTCTGGATAGAGATCTAAATAGGCAGAAAGGATGATATTGCATTTTCTGGTCACATGATGTTTTGTGTACAGTGTGTCTTTTGTGTCCTGATATTCCTCTCTGTCCTCAATACATCTGTCTAAAACTGCTGTTTTTATCCATTCTGAAATGGCGGAATAAAGCACCCGGGCAATATAGGCGTTTTTGTCTTCACAGGAAAAGCGAGATATCCCCAGTCCCTGTGCTATAATCTCATGGGGATATTGGATCATAGAGTTATTCTCCTCCAAGGAGTCCCACTATGATCTCTTTGAGGTCTTTTCTGCTAAGATTCTCTAGTCTTTGGTTTAGTTCTTTTGTAGTCCCTAACAATTTGCAATATGATGCAAGCTCCAGAAGAAGTACCCCCTCCACGTTTTCTTCATCTTTTTCGTCATCTGTTTCGATAAAATCAGAGAGTATTGCAGTTCTAGTCAGATTGTACCCATTTGTTGTATTCAGTCCTTTTGAAATCTTAACTGCTCTCTGATACAAATCCTGAAATCCCTTTGAACTTCTTTCGATAGTTACTGTACAAATCCCAGGATACAAGGCATTGGCTGCAATGGAGGTTATCATATCTTCTGAATTGATGAGGACCATATATCCTAGGGCACTTGGCGGAAGTATTCGCATGTTTTCTGAGAAATCAAGTGAAAACAGGATGTATTTTTCGGGGTTTTCATCAAGAATGTCCTTTGCGAGATGCGTATAACAATATTCGTCAATGGAACCGATGACATTTTGAAGAAGAACAATATTTCCTCTACTCTTTTTCACAGTGTTTAACAGTGAAGAATAGTTGTTGTAACCAGTTGGAACAGAAATAACCTCAGGTGTTTGTGAGTGGAGTGTAACTGAAATGGCATTAGCCATGAGATTTGCCTTACATCCTGTAAGGAGGAGAGGAGTTCTTGTCACATATGCTCCAGCAATGAGCTTAGCTAAGATCTCAGCATATTTATTGTCAGTTCCAATGTTCTGAAGATTGTTCTTCAGATCATCGATTAGATCTTTTATATTCTCACTCTCGATCGGTTCTGATCCGTGACAATCTTTTGCCGGCTGCACTAAAAGATCTGAATTTGGCGAGGAGGCAACACTTATTTTTTCGTAATCCTCTGATGGAATTACCCCTTTAAACAGCGCCAAATCGCCGAGGAAGTTCCCTGGATTATGCTGGATGCTCCTAAGTTTCTGCTCACAATAGGTTTTTAACTGGTCATTTATTTTTTCTAAATCTTGCTTCTTTTGTTCCAGTTGCGAGAATTTTTCTTGAATCTGTTTTTTTTCTGAAATATCTTTCTCAAGTTGTTTCTTTGATACTTCTAATGAGTCTATGTCCTTCTGGATTTTGCGAGTTTCCTCACGGAGTGACTCAAGATCTTTCTGGATAGTGTTCTGTTGATCCGCTCTAAACTGTTCGCCCTCTTTGGCGATCGCCTGCATTTGTTCTTTTTTAAATGCAACAATTCCCTCATCGGCAATCTTTTTTAGATCTTCTTTGTACCTGTGGAGTTCCTGTTTTATGTGGCATTCTTGCTCTGATCTGAGTCTTTCCCCTTCTGATTCAACTGTTTTCTTGAGTGATTTTAATGCATCCGTTTCAGCTGTTTTTTCCGCATTTATTACAAGTATTTCACTATTGATTTCATCGATTATGTTCTTTAGGTCGCTAACTTCTCTCTCTAAAGCCTCTTTCTGCTCAAATAATTCTTGATTTGCGATACGTTGTATTTTATCAACGTATTCTTCGTTGATCTTCGGGACGTTTTCAATAACCCCTCTTACAAACTCCTCAACTTTATCGTCAGTATTGAGATATGCATTTATTATGTCAGTTTGTAACTCTAACCTTTGCTTTACTTCTGGAGACAGTATAAATTGTGGCTGTAATTCTGGATTTGATAGGGCCTCGGTGACAATTTTGTTCACGAGTTTCTTCTCACCCTCTGAGTAATTCAAGCGAGATGCGATGCGGTAAAAATATCCTGCAAAACGAGTTGAATCATTATGGAGGATAAGAGGATCTAACTTATCCTGCTGACCGAATTTCATTTTTTTGTAGATGAACCTTCGAGTCAGGTCTGAACTGTTATCTGGGATTGAATTTGTGTATACTGGATCAAAAGAATCAATAACGTCTGCTCTTATGATTCTATATCGATCCAATGACCTTCTGTCGGTTACAAATAGCAACTCATTATACCGTAGACAGGATGTTGCTCTCGTTATTTCAACACAGAAGTAATGTTCTTCATCGCAGTCATAGACTACGAGGAGGTTTTCTGAAAATGTATCCGGGACAACAATACCATTCTCCAACATCTGTGCGAGTGCATCCTCAGAATCCATCACCAGTCTCCTATGTCGTAGGGATCCTGGCGAAGTTTCAGGATTCTGCAAGAAGATTAACTCGTAATAATTATATTTGCAAGGGGGTTTAGGATGATGTGAATAGGGGGCTGCGTCATAAAACTCAGAGTTGGCATTTTCTTTCCACATCCAGATGCCTACATTGTCATGCCCCCATTGATTAGAATTTTCCTCTAACTTAATCGGTATGAGCATGTGCCCGTTGTCTGGATTGGTGTAGATCGTACCTATGGTATTTACTCGACCTTTTTTACCCCACTCATTTGTGGAAATGTCTGCTATCCTCAAGATTTTGAAATTATGGTCGTCAAATGTCACCGAAATCCCGATACAGCAACGTAATTTGAAATCTTTTTTTGGATTTGCCATTACTTTTCAATCTCCTGATAGAATTCAGAAATAAGATGGTCGTACGCCTTCTGTGGTATTTTACCAGATCGTAATGTCTGGCTGAGATAACTACTGACTTTAGGATACTTTTCAAGATGGTCCAGAATATATTTCACTTTCACGGGGGTCGATATAAACGTACCTCTCATTAGAATGAGTTCCTGATACGTTTCTTCGTCTTTCTTTACCGCGTATCTTCCCTTTGGCTGGATGTGTTTGGGAATGCTTACCTGATGTATCGCGTCAAGTCCATGAAGTACGCAAATATTATCTCCTTCGGAGAGGTTTGGAAATGCAAGAATAGTCTGTTCATTCCAGTAAACACTTTTTAGTTGTTTTTCTGAGTAATGATAAATGTCACATTTACAGTCTGACTTGAAGGATAAGTTTGCTCTACCCTTGAGGGAGAAGGAGTCTCCATTTTCAAGTGTTTTTTTTGCGTAATCAAGTGTTATTTTTGGAAAGAAGTACTGAAATATTTCTTCCGGATATTCGCATGTGAGGTGAGCCTCATATGATCCATCAGAGGATTTGACGTGTGTTGGACCCCTGACAGAGTGGCATAACAACAATCCTGCTGCTTTAGTTGGTATTTTTTTAAGTCTGCGAGATTGTCCATCCGTATCCTGATAATAGAATGTGTCTGTTTGTGCCTGGTTGAGGACGGTCGCTGGTTTACTGTAAATTTGCCTCTTTCCAACCTGCACATGAGGAGGCCAGAGGGGGATTAGGGGGGGATGCCACTCGACAAGCGTGACTCCTAAGTTGTCTGCAAATTCTATGGCCTCTTCGGTAACTTTGGTAAACTGCACTCGGTAGACCATCCATTTTGATTCGAAGCCATATGAATCTCCTTCTAATTCCCCTACTGGCTCGTATTCGAGAAAGTCTTCAGTGTCATCTGGTATTCCAAAGGCTGTTGCAAAATAGTAATATTTGTCTGTGTTTATCTCTCCGTTGTTTGATATACAACGAGCATAATTTTTACTGTATCTAAACAGTGCCCCCTCTTCTGGAAGTCCTGATAGATCCTCCCCCCACATTTTAATTATGTCGTGACCGACTGGTGATTCGCTGTATTCGAGAGAGTAATAATCATATATCCACTTTAACTGGAGGTAAGTTGTTTCTCCTGGAATTAATTGATTAGAGAGGATTCTGTTCTCTTTAAGTTCTGCATTATTAGGATTAATGATTCGTACTATGAGTTTTTCATTTCTGGCAGCTAAAACAGTCTTCTCTTCCAATGGAGGAAAACCAAGAAAAAGCCCGAAGTTTCCACCCATCTTCAAAATATAGATCCGTTTTGGACGTTGCCTTAATTTGCGTTCCTCTTGTTGCCTCTGATATTGAACCGCATATACGCTATCTGAATAGTTGGGGCAGGTGTAATTTTTTGGATTATTGGGGCAGTGTCTAAAATAGGTTCTTTCCTCTCCACTTGCTAATATTACTGGTTCTCCACACGCAGGGCAAAATAAAAGCCTGCTATTGGATAAATGGTGGTTATTTACAAAATTTTTGGCGTAGACTAACTCTTCATGTCCAGAATGCCTCTTCCATATTGCATAATCCACTGAAAGTCCCCTTCAAGAACGATGTATTTCTTCGGCCAAGATAATATCATCGAATTAAATTTCATGCCGCTCTTTTGTCTCATCATATGAATAGAGTTGTCGAGTTCTTGCCATACTCAAATGAGTGCATTTTTTGTGCTAATATCGTGAGTGTCTAGAACGCGTACCCTTCCTCCTTCGGTTTTAAAATGCATGAAAAGATGGTTAACTGCTTGAACCGGAGAGGATGTCCTACAAAAATTGCGAAGTTAAGGCAATGTGAATTATAAACTGCGCCGGAGAAAATTTCCTTTATATTCTCTTCTAGGGTGTATTGAACCCCTGCACAGATCCTGATCCAATTGTTGATGATCTACAGACACGCATCGTCAGTGGCCTATTACCTGGTGCTATCGGAGATGACGACGCCCCCCATTCTCTCTCTTGATATGACCCCCCTACTCCTCCCCGATATCCTCGTTCCACAGATCAGGATTCGCGGCGATGAAATCGGACATCAGGCTCACGCACTCCTCGTCGTCCAGGACGACCACGTCGACGCCCCGGGTTCGGAGATACTCCTCCGGTCCCTGGAAGGTCCGGTTTTCGCCGATCACGACCCTGGGTATTTTGTAGAGGAGGACCGTCCCGCTGCACATGTCGCAGGGGGAAAGAGTCGAGTACAGCACCGTCCGGCGGTAATCCTCCGGCTTGAGCCGGCCCGCGTTCTCCAGGCAGTCCATCTCGGCGTGTAAAATGGCGCTGTCCTTCTGCACCCTGCGGTTGTGTCCCCGGCCGACGATTGTGCCGTCGATCACCAGCACCGAGCCGATGGGGATCCCGCCCTCGGCACGTCCCTGTCTGGCCTCTTCGATGGCGGCCTGCATGAATTCGTCCATTGAAACGACACCCGGATAGAGAAAGTGCTTGACGGCCCATGAACATTCCGGTCGCCAAAACTGCCGGGGTCGAGCGGTCGGGCAGGGAAGCAACCAAAACTATTTCTCACCTGGATGGTATTCCAACCGCAAAAGGGGGGAAATCTGTGAGACGGTATATTCTATTCGCATGTCTCTGTCTCATGCTGGCCGGGCACGGCCTTGCGCAGACAGGAGAAACAGGTGACGTGGATGCTTTCCGGCAGATACTGGAACAGGACAACTTCAGCGTGCAGGAAGGCGGGATCGGGCATTTCGATCTCATCAAATTGTATGACGCGGGAGCGTTGCCTTCTGCATATGGAAACAATCCCGCGACAAAGTATCTGGCATACTTCGTTCCGCCGGCACCCGGCGGTACGATCGACGAACAGATAGCAGAGATAACGAAAACGCTTGGAATGAGCGGGAACACATCTGCATTCTGGAATCTCGGTCCCGACGAAGCTGTTATCTTCGTAGGACAAACGCCGCCGGAGTGCAGGTACTTCGGGTACGATAATTATCTCATGAGCAGGACATATGGCAACGAGACCAGGTGGATCTTTGCCAACATGGGCGATTCGCTGAACAACCAGATCATCAAGACGAAGGGGTCGCCTGGAGACCCGTTCAACCAGACGACGATAGTCGTCGCCACGGCCGACAGGGGCATCGACGAGCGCATCCGTGCTGCCGCACGTTCGGCGGGATATTCGGACGACATGATGAACACCCAGGTGTTTCCGTCGTCCATCCTGAATATGGGCCTCGACAACACCTCCGATACGTTCGCCATATTTATCCGCCCGTCCCTCTTCACCGACAAGCAGGTAGGCGACGAGTACATCGACAACACGTCTGCGACCATCCTCCGCGTGACGCCGAAAAACACGACCCAACTCGACCCGTATGAGTCTCCGGATATGCGGGTCAAGGGAACCGGGAAGACGGAGCTTGACCTTACGGACGATCTCAACGACCTCAGGAACGCGATTCTCGAGAAGTACAGCAACCTGAGCGCCACGGAGCTTCCGACGGCTCCGGGGTTCCCGCAAGGGATTGACGCTATCCAGCGGGGGATCGATGCCGTAGGCCCGAGCAACGATGCAACATATTTATGGAGCGCAAACCAGGCTGTCAATTCGCCGACGCCGCCCTTCTTCGACACCACGCAGTACTATGACTTCCTGCGAAACCCGCCGCTCACTCTCGGGAACGATACGAATGAATTCATCATTGTCTACGGGGTCAACCACGTAGCCACGGGCAAGGCGACGTACTCGAGCTTCACTCTCAATGGAGCGGATGTGTGGAATGGTGTCGGATCGATCACCGACGCGGACTTCAGCGGAACTGCCGAGGAGTATCTCCCTGACAATCCCAACGCGAAATACCTGTATGTCTACAAGATCGCGAGGGACTGCGAGGGTGACCCGCACTGCTTCGAGCTTCCCTCTGGTATAGGAAGTTACGGCATCGAGCCCGACCAGCCGATCTTCATTCTCTGGAGGAGCTACCTGGAGAGTGCTACGAAAACAGCCCCGTCCTACAACGAGATCGTGTACGACAGGGCCATAAAGTTCGAGCCGGCAGGGTAGGACGGGAAGGGGATCGGGAGGCTTCAGGGCCAATCCCGGTTTCAACCACGATCTGGCTCTGGAGAATTGGGCATGAACTTCGGGTTCATGGAGAATTCTCCAGGGTCGGAGAGTCATTTTTTTTCTTCGCGCCTGGTTTGCACCGGGCGATATCTTGCCAGCAGCCTTCGATCGATGTTCGGAACATGCATCCGGCTGATCCCGGTCGTTTACACTCGCGCCGGGATCACGGCCGGAGAGACCTGCCTCACGATCACCGGTGCCGGGTGTTCTCCGGATCGTGTGCACATTATCAGGGGTAACTGTACACACTTCTCTCTCTGTACTCTGTACACAGATCCAGGTAAGGATCATCTCTTTTTCTCGGTCGCCACGTTGCCACCACCCTGGCGCGAACCGGGCGCGAGGGTGTAAGGGCCAGGTCCGTCGTCGTCGATCCGGACGGGCGTCTTCCCCCCGTCGAAGAGAACCATAAATGATTTACAAAGCCTAAGAATTGTTCGTGAAAAAATACCGCAGGGAAGATCAGATCTCGATGGCGACCTGGGCTGCGGACTGCGCTGAAAGGGTGCTTCCGTTTTTTGAGGAGGCGTATCCGGAGGACGACCGCCCGCGCAATGCCATCGAAACGTGCCGGCGATGGGCCAGTACGGGTGTGTTCAGGATGGCCGAGATCCGCGGCGCTTCTCTTGCCGCTCATGCCGCCGCCCGCGAAGCGAAAGAAAATGACGCAGCCTGTTTTGCCGCACGTGCCGCGGGCCAGGCGGTGGCGACTGCTCATGTCCCGCAGCACGCCTACGGGGCGGCGTACTATGCCCTGAAAGCCGTCGCGGCAGCCGGGGGCGACGTTGCCGGGGAACGGGAGTGGCAGTCGGGGAGGCTCCCTGAGCGGTTGCGGGAGGAGATGATGGGCAGGATCGTTGTGCAGGGGGTCTCGGTCACATTGAAGAAGGGGGAGGGGTTTTGATCGTTCACTCTCGAAGGCACGTTTTGATCCAATTATTTAAGATCCCTAATTGTTCGGGGGTATGAAACCAGTGTTCCCCGTTTTTCATAATCGTTAGATTGCAATGAAAACGCTGCACAAATTTTTCTACAACAGTGCGATCTGTCAGTTTGTCGTGCTCGCCATACAGTATTGCTGTTGGAACCTTCCATTGTGTAATAGGGTGATTTTGAGCATAGAGGAAATATTCCCACGAAAAAGTTTGTCCAGAGGAAGTGGGGATACTACGTTGACGCTCAAGCTGTGTTTCCGATACATTTGCCCGGAGCATCATAGTGGAAATAAGCTGGTTCATATCAAGAATCGGGGAAACAAAAAGGCTTTTTTCCAGATGTTCGTTTTCAAAACTCAATATACTGAACCATGCGCCGATGCTGTTCGCAAACAGAGAAATGTGTGTCCACTGGCCTTTGATATAGTCCATAACAGACAAGAGTTCTGGCACGACGTGCCACGGGTCAAATGAATCTGTTTCTCTTTTGCGTTCTCCATGTTCGGGCAGGTCGATACTCAAAACTTGCCACGCATAATGACACGCTATCTGAGCAAACGCTTCTGCTTCTTCTTTACGCCCGGCCTGTCCATGTATGTAGAGATATAATTTATTTGAGCGGGAACCCCAGAGAATTGCCGGGATCCCCTGAATTTGAAAGTATTTTTTTCCATAATTCCTGTTGGGTTTGCTCTTTGAATTAGTCTTACTGCCGATTTGACTCTCGGTACGAATTGACGTCCGCGACGGAGCAGCACCTGCCTCTTCGAGGAGTTCCATGACTCATACCACGCCTCATTCCATAGTGATCAGAGCAAGTCCTTCTCATCTTTCTGCATCGGATCCCCCGATCTCCCGCAGGTCCTTTCGAATCTGCCGCCGCATGTACCACTCCGCCAGCGTGCCCAGGGCATGGTAGACCGGATTGACCGGCACATCCACAAAGTAGCGTCTTCCCTTCTGGAGCCACCCCTGCTCGGTCCAGTAGGCGTGATCCGCAGGAGACCGTTCGCCCAACTCATCGCAGGGGGCCCTCCCGATATGGAACGCCATCACGTCAAAAAATCCTGGTTTTGAGCGCGTCCCCATCCGGAGTGCGGCGAGAAAGGCCCCTGCCACCGCCTGCAACTTCTCTTCGTTCTCCCGCACCCGGTAGGCAGGGAGAGGACCCATGGTGGCGTGGGAGGTGATCCCCGCCCGGGCGGCGTCCTCGAAGCCCCATATGCGGGCCACCGCGTCGAGGTACTCCAGCACGTCTTTGTTCCCCATCACGCCGGCGCTGGTGAGGAGGAGTGCCTTCTGCCGGAAAAAGCGGGGGCGGTGGAAGATATAGGAATGGCGGTCGATGAACACCTTCATCAATCCTGAGACCTGGAAGCCGTAGACCGGGGTGGCGAAGATCACCCCGTCGGCGTCATGCATCTTCTCTTCGAGAAGGGCTGAGTCGTCCTTGATGGGGCAGTGCTCCTCTCCCCGCTCGAAGCAGGTGTAGCACCCGCGGCACTGCTCCAGGTTGACGTCCTGCAGCGTGACGTACTCCCAGTCCACCGGTGCGTTCTCCTGGAGGATCTCGCGGATCCGTTCGGCTGCGTGGTAGGTGTTTGCCCTGCGGGGGCTGCCCATGATGACCAGGACCTTGAGGGGCCGGTTTTCCATGGAGGAGGAGAGGGATGTCTCATACATAGATGTTCTTCTTCCCGATACCCGGGGGCATACCCCCACCGACCCGCCCGACGACGATGGCGGATCTGCATCCCCGAGCACCGACCATGCACCAGAGATGTGCAAAAACGGGACCGGTCGCCCCCTCCCCTGCATGTGATACACGACGGAGAGCCGTCTCCCTCTTCTGACCCCCTGTACAGGTTTTCCTGCAGGACGCACTCAGTTCCCGGGACAAAACCTTCATCCCCCCCAGGATCCCATCCCGGGTACCACTAGAGGGGCCTTGAGTCCACCGGGTCCCGGGAGAGCCGTATGCATTACCACAAAAACATCGTCCTCATCGGCATGCCCGGTGCGGGGAAGAGCACCGTGGGCGTCATCCTTGCAAAATCCCTCGGCGTGCAGTTCATCGATACCGATATCCTGATCCAGGAGCGGACCGGAAGGATGCTGCAGGAGATCCTCGACGAGGACGGGCCGGATATGTTCGGGCAGATCGAGGAGGAGACGGTCCTCTCCCTGCACCCCGGCCATGCGGTGATCGCGACGGGCGGCAGCGTGGTGTGCAGCGAAGATGCGATGGCGCACCTGAAGGCCGGAGGGGTGGTCGTGTACCTCGAGATCTCGTATGACGAGATGGCAAAGAGGCTCAAGAACATCACGACCCGGGGGATACTCCTCCTCACGGGCCAGAGTCTCCGCGAGATGTACGACTGGCGGGTCCCGCTCTACGAGAGGTATGCCGATCTCACCGTTGCGTCTTCGGGTGAGGATCTCGAGTCCGTAGTCGGGAAAGTGCTCGAAGTGGTGTGATGGCGGGACCCCCTATTCCCACAACCCCGGTTCGAGGTCCTGTATCGTGTATTGAGTCGTAGGTCGACCGAAGACGTCCAGCAGGT
This window of the Methanofollis ethanolicus genome carries:
- a CDS encoding putative immunity protein; amino-acid sequence: MKKYRREDQISMATWAADCAERVLPFFEEAYPEDDRPRNAIETCRRWASTGVFRMAEIRGASLAAHAAAREAKENDAACFAARAAGQAVATAHVPQHAYGAAYYALKAVAAAGGDVAGEREWQSGRLPERLREEMMGRIVVQGVSVTLKKGEGF
- a CDS encoding flavodoxin family protein; its protein translation is MENRPLKVLVIMGSPRRANTYHAAERIREILQENAPVDWEYVTLQDVNLEQCRGCYTCFERGEEHCPIKDDSALLEEKMHDADGVIFATPVYGFQVSGLMKVFIDRHSYIFHRPRFFRQKALLLTSAGVMGNKDVLEYLDAVARIWGFEDAARAGITSHATMGPLPAYRVRENEEKLQAVAGAFLAALRMGTRSKPGFFDVMAFHIGRAPCDELGERSPADHAYWTEQGWLQKGRRYFVDVPVNPVYHALGTLAEWYMRRQIRKDLREIGGSDAER
- a CDS encoding nucleoside deaminase; this translates as MDEFMQAAIEEARQGRAEGGIPIGSVLVIDGTIVGRGHNRRVQKDSAILHAEMDCLENAGRLKPEDYRRTVLYSTLSPCDMCSGTVLLYKIPRVVIGENRTFQGPEEYLRTRGVDVVVLDDEECVSLMSDFIAANPDLWNEDIGEE
- a CDS encoding competence protein CoiA family protein, producing the protein MDYAIWKRHSGHEELVYAKNFVNNHHLSNSRLLFCPACGEPVILASGEERTYFRHCPNNPKNYTCPNYSDSVYAVQYQRQQEERKLRQRPKRIYILKMGGNFGLFLGFPPLEEKTVLAARNEKLIVRIINPNNAELKENRILSNQLIPGETTYLQLKWIYDYYSLEYSESPVGHDIIKMWGEDLSGLPEEGALFRYSKNYARCISNNGEINTDKYYYFATAFGIPDDTEDFLEYEPVGELEGDSYGFESKWMVYRVQFTKVTEEAIEFADNLGVTLVEWHPPLIPLWPPHVQVGKRQIYSKPATVLNQAQTDTFYYQDTDGQSRRLKKIPTKAAGLLLCHSVRGPTHVKSSDGSYEAHLTCEYPEEIFQYFFPKITLDYAKKTLENGDSFSLKGRANLSFKSDCKCDIYHYSEKQLKSVYWNEQTILAFPNLSEGDNICVLHGLDAIHQVSIPKHIQPKGRYAVKKDEETYQELILMRGTFISTPVKVKYILDHLEKYPKVSSYLSQTLRSGKIPQKAYDHLISEFYQEIEK
- a CDS encoding alpha/beta hydrolase produces the protein MELLEEAGAAPSRTSIRTESQIGSKTNSKSKPNRNYGKKYFQIQGIPAILWGSRSNKLYLYIHGQAGRKEEAEAFAQIACHYAWQVLSIDLPEHGERKRETDSFDPWHVVPELLSVMDYIKGQWTHISLFANSIGAWFSILSFENEHLEKSLFVSPILDMNQLISTMMLRANVSETQLERQRSIPTSSGQTFSWEYFLYAQNHPITQWKVPTAILYGEHDKLTDRTVVEKFVQRFHCNLTIMKNGEHWFHTPEQLGILNNWIKTCLRE
- a CDS encoding coiled-coil domain-containing protein, which codes for MANPKKDFKLRCCIGISVTFDDHNFKILRIADISTNEWGKKGRVNTIGTIYTNPDNGHMLIPIKLEENSNQWGHDNVGIWMWKENANSEFYDAAPYSHHPKPPCKYNYYELIFLQNPETSPGSLRHRRLVMDSEDALAQMLENGIVVPDTFSENLLVVYDCDEEHYFCVEITRATSCLRYNELLFVTDRRSLDRYRIIRADVIDSFDPVYTNSIPDNSSDLTRRFIYKKMKFGQQDKLDPLILHNDSTRFAGYFYRIASRLNYSEGEKKLVNKIVTEALSNPELQPQFILSPEVKQRLELQTDIINAYLNTDDKVEEFVRGVIENVPKINEEYVDKIQRIANQELFEQKEALEREVSDLKNIIDEINSEILVINAEKTAETDALKSLKKTVESEGERLRSEQECHIKQELHRYKEDLKKIADEGIVAFKKEQMQAIAKEGEQFRADQQNTIQKDLESLREETRKIQKDIDSLEVSKKQLEKDISEKKQIQEKFSQLEQKKQDLEKINDQLKTYCEQKLRSIQHNPGNFLGDLALFKGVIPSEDYEKISVASSPNSDLLVQPAKDCHGSEPIESENIKDLIDDLKNNLQNIGTDNKYAEILAKLIAGAYVTRTPLLLTGCKANLMANAISVTLHSQTPEVISVPTGYNNYSSLLNTVKKSRGNIVLLQNVIGSIDEYCYTHLAKDILDENPEKYILFSLDFSENMRILPPSALGYMVLINSEDMITSIAANALYPGICTVTIERSSKGFQDLYQRAVKISKGLNTTNGYNLTRTAILSDFIETDDEKDEENVEGVLLLELASYCKLLGTTKELNQRLENLSRKDLKEIIVGLLGGE
- a CDS encoding shikimate kinase — its product is MHYHKNIVLIGMPGAGKSTVGVILAKSLGVQFIDTDILIQERTGRMLQEILDEDGPDMFGQIEEETVLSLHPGHAVIATGGSVVCSEDAMAHLKAGGVVVYLEISYDEMAKRLKNITTRGILLLTGQSLREMYDWRVPLYERYADLTVASSGEDLESVVGKVLEVV